The Neobacillus sp. PS3-34 genome has a window encoding:
- the pdxT gene encoding pyridoxal 5'-phosphate synthase glutaminase subunit PdxT encodes MVKIGVLALQGAVREHVWAVEKSGAEAQVIKRKEELKDMDGLILPGGESTTMRRLIDKYDFMDELRDFAKSGKPMFGTCAGLILLAKNIVGYDDPHLGVMDITVERNSFGRQKESFEADLDINGVGDDFTAVFIRAPHIVEAGENTEILAKHDGRIVAARDGQYLGCSFHPELTDDHRLTAYFIEMVKEAKQKQFA; translated from the coding sequence ATGGTGAAAATAGGTGTGCTGGCCCTGCAGGGAGCTGTTCGCGAACATGTTTGGGCTGTGGAGAAATCCGGAGCAGAAGCACAGGTTATAAAAAGAAAAGAAGAACTTAAAGATATGGACGGTCTCATTCTTCCAGGCGGAGAAAGCACAACGATGAGGCGTTTGATTGATAAGTATGATTTTATGGATGAATTAAGAGATTTCGCTAAATCGGGCAAGCCGATGTTCGGTACTTGTGCAGGCTTGATACTGCTTGCTAAAAATATCGTGGGATATGATGACCCACATCTTGGCGTAATGGATATTACCGTAGAACGAAATTCGTTTGGCCGCCAGAAGGAAAGCTTTGAAGCTGACCTGGATATCAATGGTGTCGGCGATGATTTTACCGCTGTGTTTATTCGGGCTCCGCATATTGTTGAAGCAGGGGAAAATACAGAAATCCTTGCCAAACATGACGGAAGGATTGTCGCTGCAAGGGACGGGCAATACCTTGGCTGCTCATTCCATCCTGAATTGACGGATGATCACCGTTTGACTGCCTATTTTATTGAAATGGTAAAAGAAGCGAAGCAAAAACAATTTGCATAA